From Salvia splendens isolate huo1 chromosome 16, SspV2, whole genome shotgun sequence, a single genomic window includes:
- the LOC121770295 gene encoding protein MAIN-LIKE 1-like, translating into METSSSSGQLLYGLEDPSVLYLQKKHISNKLLKDGTTHLFKVRRKESKTWDVDIHDNVRYWLDIFGFKGVMDCGKSMKVNNELITALIERWRPETHTFHLPIGEMTVTLEDMQAIWGLRADSHVGYTDWPSKFRDLLGWLPDTKIETKQDGLLITALINQTRIPLGDDLPTYVYIQRARIHALILLGGLILPDTTGCKVPFMWLNAFEDPDEVKNISWESAALSYLYHYLCEASMDKRKELGGPMMLLQLWA; encoded by the coding sequence ATGGAAACTTCAAGTTCTAGCGGGCAGTTATTATATGGACTTGAAGATCCGTCAGTGCTATATCTTCAGAAAAaacacatttcaaataaactactGAAAGATGGCACAACACATCTTTTCAAAGTTCGACGGAAGGAAAGTAAGACATGGGATGTGGATATTCATGACAATGTGAGGTATTGGCTTGACATatttggtttcaaaggcgtgatGGATTGTGGGAAGTCGATGAAGGTCAACAATGAGCTTATCACGGCTttgattgagcgttggaggccggAGACGCACACTTTCCATCTACCGATTGGAGAGATGACGGTGACCTTAGAAGATATGCAAGCCATTTGGGGCTTGAGAGCGGACAGTCATGTCGGATATACCGATTGGCCTAGCAAGTTCCGAGATTTGTTGGGCTGGCTACCAGATACAAAAATAGAGACAAAGCAAGACGGTTTGCTGATTACCGCTCTGATCAATCAAACGAGGATACCTTTGGGTGATGACCTACCTACATATGTATACATCCAAAGGGCACGTATCCATGCCCTAATTTTGTTAGGAGGACTCATTTTACCAGACACCACGGGGTGTAAGGTTCCTTTTATGTGGTTGAATGCATTTGAGGATCCGGACGAGGTGAAGAATATTAGTTGGGAAAGTGCGGCTTTGTCGTACCTGTATCATTATCTGTGCGAGGCTTCCATGGATAAGAGGAAAGAGTTGGGTGGGCCTATGATGCTTCTGCAGCTATGGGCGTGA
- the LOC121772311 gene encoding nuclear pore complex protein NUP93A-like: MTSDADMSGWTGLLHSSSKLIEQAAPSAQFPPLQRNLDQLEALSKKLKAKTLRAEAPSQSIAATRLLAREGLNAEQLARNLKSFELKTTFEDVFPAEATTVEEYLQQVHEMAMLSAVQEAQKDNLRSFNDYMMSVLQEDWQKEKRDFLQSLNRISILPKTNVHDSSSGVSRQGQIVPMTSSPGLSSGQSGAELALMADKPIVEKKAAAYAEVVKNLNSARQHGSPFKPAAAFKSAYESLRIDSSGSKSVGMLKIWHLIMTLMGEDPSVKRSVSKRMSLVIGARHHLEWGHEKYVMDMIHSHPAQAALGGAVGNLQRIRAFLRMRLREYGVLDFDAGDTRRQPPIDTTWQQIYFCLRTGYHEEALGVARTSRVSQQFTTLLAEWISTGGMVSTETAASASEECEKILRMVDRVGRPSYDKKKLLLHAIISGSRRLIDRLLRELPTIFNTIEDFLWFMLSAVRESSGGSSSSVVLNGGVSSYSLEDLQAYLNKFEPSYYTKNGKDPLVYPYVLLLSIQLLPGILHLSKDIGDSGFSVDSVHISIVLADYGILPEGSGSGQKLGVMDALAEVSSIIRQYGAEYLRHGYLSMALEYYAQAAAAVGGGQLSWIGRASMDQQRQMTLMLKQLLTEILLRDGGISLLLGSRGAGEEGQLGRFLTDGQKRQEFLFEAARQCQDAGLYDKSIEIQKRIGAFSAALDTINKCLSEAICALSRGTLDGESRITGLIHSGNDILETFKYYPEIRPQERATVIEQQNVLRQLEAILAIYKLARSGNKLDALREIARLPFLPLDPRSADFTPDAFQNVSPHVEACVPGLLKDALNCLDNVTDTDGSLRAMKAKIANFLANNINRSWPRDLYEKIARSL, translated from the exons ATGACGAGCGATGCCGACATGAGTGGTTGGACTGGTCTGCTGCATTCTTCTTCCAAGCTAATCGAACAAGCCGCTCCTTCTGCTCAGTTTCCGCCGCTTCAG AGGAATTTGGATCAGTTGGAGGCTCTCTCGAAGAAGCTCAAGGCCAAAACCCTACGCGCCGAAGCTCCGTCCCAGTCTATTGCGGCTACTAG GCTATTAGCTCGGGAGGGGTTAAATGCGGAGCAGCTAGCTCGTAATCTCAAGTCCTTTGAATTAAAG ACCACATTTGAAGATGTATTTCCTGCCGAGGCAACAACAGTTGAAGAGTATCTCCAACAG GTCCATGAAATGGCAATGCTCTCAGCTGTTCAGGAAGCTCAGAAGGATAATCTTAGAAGTTTCAATGATTATATGATGTCTGTATTGCAG GAGGACTGGCAAAAGGAAAAAAGAGATTTTCTTCAGAGCCTGAATCGAATTTCAATACTACCCAAAACAAATGTCCATGATTCGAGCAGTGGAGTTAGTCGCCAGGGTCAAATAGTACCTATGACTTCAAGCCCTGGGCTTTCGTCAGGACAATCTGGTGCCGAGCTGGCACTTATGGCTGATAAACCCATAGTTGAAAAAAAGGCTGCAGCATATGCAGAAGTTGTGAAGAATCTTAACAGTGCTAGACAGCATGGTTCACCCTTCAAA CCTGCTGCAGCTTTTAAAAGTGCATATGAAAGTCTGAGAATTGACTCATCTGGATCAAAATCTGTCGGCATGCTGAAGATTTGGCATCTAATTATG ACATTAATGGGTGAGGACCCAAGTGTAAAACGGAGTGTTTCTAAGAGAATGTCCTTAGTGATTGGAGCTCGGCACCATCTGGAGTGGGGACATGAGAAGTATGTAATGGATATGATTCACAGTCATCCTGCGCAG GCTGCTCTTGGCGGGGCTGTTGGCAATCTGCAAAGGATTCGTGCCTTCCTTCGG ATGCGTTTAAGGGAATATGGAGTTCTTGACTTTGATGCTGGTGATACCCGTCGACAGCCTCCTATAGACACCACATGGCAGCAG ATATACTTTTGCCTGAGAACTGGATACCATGAAGAAGCTCTGGGTGTTGCACGGACATCTCGTGTCTCCCAGCAATTCACTACGCTG CTTGCTGAGTGGATTTCTACGGGAGGCATGGTATCAACAGAGACTGCAGCTTCTGCTTCAGAAGAATGCGAGAAAATACTAAGGATGGTTGATCGAGTTGGTCGGCCATCATATGACAAGAAAAAGTTACTCCTGCATGCTATTATATCTGGCTCCAGGAGGCTGATTGACAGGTTGCTTAGAGAGCTACCTACTATCTTTAATACAATTGAAGATTTCTTATGGTTCATGTTGTCTGCTGTACGGGAAAGCTCTGGTGGTTCCTCTTCTTCGGTTGTCCTCAATGGCGGAGTATCATCTTACAGTTTGGAGGATTTGCAGGCGTATCTAAATAAATTTGAGCCATCATATTATACAAAGAATGGAAAGGATCCTTTGGTTTATCCATATGTATTACTTTTAAGCATCCAGCTTCTTCCGGGCATTCTTCATTTGTCAAAAGATATTGGAGATAGTGGATTTAGTGTTGATTCAGTGCATATATCAATTGTGCTAGCTGATTATGGTATCCTTCCTGAAGGTTCTGGGTCAGGACAAAAACTTGGAGTGATGGATGCCCTGGCTGAGGTGTCCAGCATCATTAGGCAATATGGGGCTGAGTATTTGCGCCATGGTTACCTTTCAATGGCATTAGAGTATTATGCTCAAGCAGCTGCCGCCGTGGGTGGTGGGCAATTGTCATGGATTGGAAGAGCTAGCATGGATCAGCAAAGGCAGATGACCCTGATGTTGAAGCAACTTTTGACAGAGATTCTTTTACGTGATGGTGGTATATCCCTTTTGCTTGGCTCAAGAGGTGCTGGAGAAGAAGGTCAGTTGGGAAGATTTTTGACTGATGGACAGAAAAGACAAGAGTTTTTGTTCGAAGCTGCCCGACAATGTCAGGATGCTGGTTTATATGATAAA TCTATAGAGATTCAAAAAAGAATCGGGGCATTTTCTGCTGCGCTGGATACAATAAACAAGTGTCTATCTGAAGCTATTTGTGCCTTATCACGTGGCACTCTGGATGGTGAAAGCCGGATCACTGGACTTATACATTCTGGaaatgatatcttggaaacatTCAAGTACTACCCAGAAATCAG GCCTCAGGAGAGAGCCACTGTAATTGAGCAACAAAACGTGCTGAGGCAGCTTGAAGCAATCTTAGCCATCTATAAACTTGCGAGGTCTGGGAATAAGCTAGATGCATTGAGGGAGATTGCAAGACTTCCATTTCTTCCACTGGACCCGAGATCTGCAGATTTCACACCTGATGCCTTCCAAAACGTGTCACCTCATGTTGAAGCCTGTGTACCAGGCCTTCTCAAAGACGCTCTCAATTGTTTGGACAACGTCACTGATACAGATGGATCTCTCCGTGCTATGAAAGCGAAG ATCGCCAACTTTCTTGCCAACAACATTAATCGGAGCTGGCCTCGTGATTTGTATGAAAAGATTGCTCGAAGCTTGTGA